From the Synchiropus splendidus isolate RoL2022-P1 chromosome 3, RoL_Sspl_1.0, whole genome shotgun sequence genome, the window taacaaaggtAACATgtataaaagctcttgcattacatttgccatgtgcagcatgttttaaaataaataattcttccatagtgtctttcaGTCTTCCAGTGTCGTCCATAGTGTctgtcactcaaaaaaaaaaaattcctcttgcaacacaattcaaaacagcGCACGCGCACACAACGCTCCGATCGTCAAAGCCGaaagcaacaagaaaaacaaatgcacgATTGAGGATAACTTTTGCTAGTATGATGCGCCGACCGTCGTCAGGTACCAGCGAGACCTTGGATCCAAAATTGGCAAGTCAATATTGGTTTGGCGTGAGACATCagtgtgaattttttttaaagtcgtTATACGGCGtgcatgatttgaaattgtagaAAACGTAAAATACGTATATGTTGACAGGTAGGAAAAATAAGCTGCACTTTGGGTGGTAAAACATAATGTAGAGCTGTTGCTGTGAGGGATTATCCGGCTATTTCAATGGAAGAAATGTTTGAACTATTATGTGTTCTTCTCCACAGAGGTCTTGAGAGAGGTAGATGAAGTGTTTGAGAAGTACAAGGGCGAGCAGGATGCAGCTCATCGGAAGCGCCTGCAGGTCCAGCTACAGCGAGCTCTGATCCTCAGCCAGGAGCTGGGCGACGAAAAGATCCACGTGGTGACCCAGATGACGGAGCTGGTGGAGAACCGCTCCCGGCAAATGGACGCACACTCCCTCTGCCTCCAAGAGTCAAGCGAAGCAGAGAGGCCGCAGGCTGAGCGGCGGACCAGCATCCAAGATGCCGCGTCTCAAGAACGCACCTCCACACGTCGGCCGCGACGCCAACGCAACAGCGAGAGCCGGGATTCCAACCACCCATCGGCCAACGGGTCTCTCATAGATGATCCAGTGGAGGAGCTCCCCATCCCACCTCCCAGGGAGAAGAAGTCCAAATctgccaagaagaagaagcgaaAGTCGAAGCAAGAGCGGGACGCCTCACCGGTGGACTTCGCCATCGACCCCAACGAGCCCACTTACTGCCTCTGTGAGCAGGTGTCCTACGGGGAGATGATCGGCTGTGACAACGAGCAGTGTCCCATCGAATGGTTCCACTTCTCTTGTGTGGGTCTGACCTACAAGCCGAAAGGCAAGTGGTACTGCCCTAAGTGCAGAGGGGACAATGAAAAGACCATGGACAAAAGTCTTGACAAGAACAGAAAGGACCGGCGCTCCAGGTAGTGAGCCACGTCAGGACCACCGCAACTGGACCGCAGACTGTCGAAGCACAATCGAGCAGCAGTCGTAGCTGCGCTGAACGAATCAAGCCGGAGCTTAGATCGAGCGTGCGCTGACCACCGCGACCCGCTGCCCAGAATCATCAGCCGTCATCACTGTCATGCAGTTACTTTGTGAGATTGTTGGTTTGGAACATGCGTCGGATGCATCTGCCCAGGATTTACCTCGAACAACCCGATCATGCCAAACAGAGGACCGCAGCTCTGTACAGATTAACCTAAAgagcaggattttttttgtatttggcaTTTTTGTTTTCGATTAAAATATacttcatttcaattcaaatgaacCATCAAGAGCTACTCGAAGTGTATATGGAAGAGGATTTTACAGAAATGTCTTCAGAGCGATATTTAACTTTGAATCATGATAATCGACGCTTGATTAGAACACTTAAACGGGACGTCATGTTTTCACTTATAGTTGTGTACATTTTTCATATTCATTAAAAACTTAGCAAATCAAGTCACTCTCTTGTATTCATCAACTTTACCTACAATCCATACTACACTAATTCCTGATGACGATAAAAGCAAAAACTTCAACAGCATAAAGGAGATATGAGAAAATAATAGATCAGTCAGTGCAGCATTCAAAGAGTCAAGCTTGATAATGAGGATATGACTTCTTGGTTCTGGGTTCAGTGCTGCTGCAACAGTGATAGTTATCAAAGTTGCACTTGCAGAAAGGGAAGTAAGAAGTTGCTAGCTTTGACCATAACTGATGTGAAGACCGTAAGACAGACATGTGGGTATtggggatgggcgatatggacaaaaaaatgataaaatgacTATAATCAcgataaatatttttcattcaattccatgtgtcg encodes:
- the ing2 gene encoding inhibitor of growth protein 2; this encodes MLGQHYPSTDKSQQMANYVEDYLECVESLPLDIQRNVSLLREIDAKYQEVLREVDEVFEKYKGEQDAAHRKRLQVQLQRALILSQELGDEKIHVVTQMTELVENRSRQMDAHSLCLQESSEAERPQAERRTSIQDAASQERTSTRRPRRQRNSESRDSNHPSANGSLIDDPVEELPIPPPREKKSKSAKKKKRKSKQERDASPVDFAIDPNEPTYCLCEQVSYGEMIGCDNEQCPIEWFHFSCVGLTYKPKGKWYCPKCRGDNEKTMDKSLDKNRKDRRSR